The following is a genomic window from Lysinibacillus sp. G4S2.
AAGATAATAGCGATATCTGTAGGTGTGTAATTAAATTTGTCTGTAACAAATAATGATAATGTTGTTTGGAAGTTAGCAATCCCAAATGAGAATACCATCATAATAATGAGCATTACAAAGTAAGGCATATGTACTGAACGTACCATTTGCTTCGCAAGGTTGTCTTGCTTCTTTGCTTTTTGCGCTTTATTTGGTTTTGTAGCAGGTAATAAAAAGAACGATAAAATAGCTGCTAAGATAGCTGCACATCCAGCAGTATAGAATGGGAAGTGTAAACTAACTTTTGATAGGAATCCACCAATGCCTGGTCCAATCATAAAACCAAAAGACATTGCTGCCCCAAGCATACCCATCCCTTTACCTCGTTCTTCATAAGTTGTAATGTCTGCCACAAAAGCCATGATAGGAGGTGCAACAAACGCAGATCCAAGGCCACCTAAAAAGCGTGCCAAGAAGAGCATCCACACATCAGTAGAAAGCCCGAAACCAATTTGTGCAAGTCCTGTAACGATAAGACCGAAAATAATAAGATTTTTTCGACCATATTGATCCGAAAGATTCCCAGCAATTGGAGAAAATACGAATTGCGCTAAGGCGAAAGTTGCAATCAACATTCCAAGGATTTGTCCTGCAGCACCAAATAGTTTTAAATACTCAGGCATGACAGGAATAATAATTCCAATACTCCCCATTGCTATAAACATATTAAACATTAAAATATACAAAGCCGCCTTATTAGACTTCTGCTGGGTCATCGAATACCCCCTTCTTTATTCAAATATATTACAGTCTACCATAAGGCTTGTACCATTGCTATTGACTAGAAGTCTGAAATAAGAGTTCAGATGACCTTCCGGCAAAACGAGGGGTTGATTTCCGTTCCGACTGGGCGCTTTGTTGCTGACGCTACGTTTGCACTACGCTTTCGCACAGAAAACATCCGCTACGCTGCAGGGTCTCATCTGTGACGCTAATCCCCAAGGAGTCGCCCAGTCTCCACTCCAATCAACCTCTTCACAAGAATGTATCTTCTTACAAATCACTCTAATTTATAGTAATAAGGTGATGTTATCCTAGCCTCTTTTTTTGTTTAGCTAATGGTAGACTTCTATGATGAAACTTGGTGCCGTATTTGTTTTAATAATTAGAATCCCACGCCTGACAGTAAAATAAAAAATATAACATCAAAAAACGCAAGAAATCAACTTTTCAAAAATTGATTTCTTGCGCTTCGAGGTTATCGAATACTCATTTTAAATTCTAAAAACAGCTCATTGTATTTGCCTAAATAATCAGGGCCTAGGTTTTTATAAACTTCTAATTTTTTGCGCTGTTCTTCAGTGGGATAGAAGCGCTCATCAGATACAACTGCCTTATCCATTAATTTCATTGCTGCAATATTTGGAGTAGAGTACCCTACGAAATCAGCATTTTTAGCACCTGATTCTGCTTTCAGCATAAAATTAATGAAGGCATGGGCACCATCTATATTTTTTGAAGTTTTCGGAATGACCATATTATCAAACCATAAGTTCGAGCCTTCCTTTGGTACAGCAAAGTCTAGCTCCTCATTTTCTGATAACATGTCAGCTGCTTGCCCAGACCAAGTGAGTGCCACAGCTGCTTCATTATTAATCATCAGCGGCGTAATTTCATCCCCGAGAATAGCTTTGACATTTGGTGCCAATGTAATTAGTTTATCAGTAGCTTCACGTAGCTCATGGTCATTTAAAGAGTTCAGTGAGTAGCCAAGATTGTTTAAGCCCATACCGATTACCTCACGTGCCCCGTCTACTAAAAAGACTTTACGTTTTAATGAAGGGTCCCATAAGTCCTCCCAAGAGGAGAAGTCTAAATCTCCAACGAGCTTTGGATTATAGACAATGCCGACTGTTCCCCAGAAATATGGAACAGAATATTTATTGTTCTCATCAAATGGTAAATCTAAAAAATAAGGATCGATATTTTTTAAGTTAGGGATTTTTGTTTTATCTAAAGGAATAAGTAAGTTTTCTTCCTTCATTTTTTCAATCATATATTCAGAAGGTATGGCAATATCGTAAGCTGTACCACCTTGTTTAATTTTTGTCATCATCGCTTCATTGGAATCAAACGTCTCGTATATGACATGAATGCCTGTTTCTTTTTCAAATTGCTTCAGCAAATCAGGATCGATATATTCTCCCCAGTTAAAAATCGTTAACGTATTTTTTCCACTTTTCCCACCACTAGCACTCAAAGCATCAGCAGCATAGAACAAAAGGGCGGAAACGACAAGTATAGCGATGGTAGCTTGAATTAATTGCTTCATTGTTGTCCCTCCGTTCTTTTACTAACGCGGCTTGTGATGAAATAATAGCCAATTACGACGATAACCGTAACAAGGAATACTAAACCAGAAATTGCATTAACTGTTAAGGAAATACCGGCACGTGCCATAGAGTAAATTTCAACAGATAATGTACTGAAGCCATTACCTGTCACGAAAAACGTTACCGCGAAATCATCTAGAGAATACGTTAAGGCAAGAAAGAACCCTGCAAAAATACCGGGCTGAATATACGGTAAAATAACACGCATCATCACATCTTTTTTCGTAGCTCCTAAATCTAATGCAGCGTCGATTAATGATTTATTCATTTCTAACAGTTTCGGTAAGACCATCAGTACAACAATTGGGACACTGAATGCTACATGTGCTAATAACACAGAAGCAAAACCTAGTTTAACGCCAATCATCGTAAATAAAATTAAAAAGCTTGCACCAATAATAACGTCTGGGCTAACAATTAACACATTGTTTAAAGAAAGTAGTGTATTGCGCATTTTTGAATTTTTAACAGTGACAATGCCAATGGCTCCTAGCGTTCCGATGATTGTAGAAATCAATGCCGAAAGTAATGCTACGATAACTGTGTTAATTAGAATAACGAGTAGACGTGAATCCTCAAAGACAGCTTTATAATGTTCTAACGTGAAGGACTCAAAATTATTCATTGATCCGCCACTATTGAACGAATAAAAGATTAAATAGAAGATAGGTGCATACAAGACGATAAAAACTATCGCTAAATACACTCTTGCTGATGCAGAAAGTTTTTTCATCGTACGCGACCTCCTTTATCCTTTTTTTGTCCTGTAATTAACATAACGATCACCATGAATAAAATTAAGAAAACGGCAATTGTTGAACCCATTCCCCAGTTTTGAGTTACAAGGAATTGCTGTTCAATAGCTGTACCAAGCGTAATGACACGGTTCCCTGCAATTAAACGAGTAATCATGAAGAGTGATAATGCAGGGATAAAGACAACTTGAATACCTGATTTAACACCGTCCATTGTTAGAGGTAACACAACGCGACGGAATGTAGTAAAGGCAGATGCTCCTAAATCACGTGCAGCGTAAACAAGAGTCGGATTTAAACGATCCAATGAGTTGAAAATCGGTAAAATCATAAATGGAATAAAAATATAAACGGATACGAATACAAAGCTAATATCAGTAAATAGCATTTGCTTCGGATCAAAGCCAAACACTTCGAT
Proteins encoded in this region:
- a CDS encoding MFS transporter, translating into MTQQKSNKAALYILMFNMFIAMGSIGIIIPVMPEYLKLFGAAGQILGMLIATFALAQFVFSPIAGNLSDQYGRKNLIIFGLIVTGLAQIGFGLSTDVWMLFLARFLGGLGSAFVAPPIMAFVADITTYEERGKGMGMLGAAMSFGFMIGPGIGGFLSKVSLHFPFYTAGCAAILAAILSFFLLPATKPNKAQKAKKQDNLAKQMVRSVHMPYFVMLIIMMVFSFGIANFQTTLSLFVTDKFNYTPTDIAIILVVGGAFGVVVQMFVITPLFKRFGEMKVVLVNLFIASVSIFLILFVSGFALILVVATIFSTATTLIRPAVNTLISKLAENEQGFAAGLNNAYMSLGNMIGPALAGILFDWNMNSPYIFGSIILMACFFLALIWTMKKAPHLLHPDTE
- a CDS encoding ABC transporter substrate-binding protein; its protein translation is MKQLIQATIAILVVSALLFYAADALSASGGKSGKNTLTIFNWGEYIDPDLLKQFEKETGIHVIYETFDSNEAMMTKIKQGGTAYDIAIPSEYMIEKMKEENLLIPLDKTKIPNLKNIDPYFLDLPFDENNKYSVPYFWGTVGIVYNPKLVGDLDFSSWEDLWDPSLKRKVFLVDGAREVIGMGLNNLGYSLNSLNDHELREATDKLITLAPNVKAILGDEITPLMINNEAAVALTWSGQAADMLSENEELDFAVPKEGSNLWFDNMVIPKTSKNIDGAHAFINFMLKAESGAKNADFVGYSTPNIAAMKLMDKAVVSDERFYPTEEQRKKLEVYKNLGPDYLGKYNELFLEFKMSIR
- a CDS encoding ABC transporter permease, with the translated sequence MKKLSASARVYLAIVFIVLYAPIFYLIFYSFNSGGSMNNFESFTLEHYKAVFEDSRLLVILINTVIVALLSALISTIIGTLGAIGIVTVKNSKMRNTLLSLNNVLIVSPDVIIGASFLILFTMIGVKLGFASVLLAHVAFSVPIVVLMVLPKLLEMNKSLIDAALDLGATKKDVMMRVILPYIQPGIFAGFFLALTYSLDDFAVTFFVTGNGFSTLSVEIYSMARAGISLTVNAISGLVFLVTVIVVIGYYFITSRVSKRTEGQQ
- a CDS encoding ABC transporter permease, encoding MQTKTSKSALFPYVLWIALFVIAPIALVVYYSLLDIHGNFTLDNYKAFFSSVYLKMTLSSFWYAFLITFFTLLISYPTAYFLTKTKHKQLWLLLIIIPSWINLLLKTYAFIGIFGLYGPINAFIEVFGFDPKQMLFTDISFVFVSVYIFIPFMILPIFNSLDRLNPTLVYAARDLGASAFTTFRRVVLPLTMDGVKSGIQVVFIPALSLFMITRLIAGNRVITLGTAIEQQFLVTQNWGMGSTIAVFLILFMVIVMLITGQKKDKGGRVR